One genomic window of uncultured Erythrobacter sp. includes the following:
- a CDS encoding nitrilase-related carbon-nitrogen hydrolase: MYAAIVPTGAIAASKGDDVSETSTYSAMAMQLTARSLEQLPDAEAARAAILEHIAEIEGQIRTSSIFVAQYSGKPVKLVVLPEYLFTSYPGRISIPNFAARVGFAADGPEYEALGAVAQRLGMFLAGNAYETDEAFPDFYFQTCFIVAPSGDVVLRYRRLISMFAPSPHDVWEAYLDKYGLEGVFPVARTEIGNLAAIASEEILYPEIARALALRGAEVFCHSSSEVGSPIATNKDIAKQARAFENLAYVVSSNTAGISGTAMPLSSAEGNSQVVDWKGRVIAQSGDGETFTAFAPIDLGALREGRKTPAMTNYLARQRPALFAEAYAAAAEPFRGPDGMMQDGKPGIPDRDYFRRAQAEVIERLDKAGVI; the protein is encoded by the coding sequence ATGTACGCTGCGATTGTGCCGACCGGCGCGATTGCAGCATCCAAGGGAGACGATGTGAGCGAGACTTCAACCTATTCAGCTATGGCGATGCAGCTGACGGCGCGCTCGCTGGAGCAATTGCCCGATGCCGAAGCGGCGCGCGCGGCGATCCTTGAGCATATCGCCGAGATTGAAGGGCAAATTCGAACGAGTTCGATCTTCGTCGCTCAATATTCGGGCAAGCCGGTCAAGCTGGTGGTGCTGCCGGAATATTTATTCACATCGTACCCCGGCCGCATTTCGATCCCGAACTTCGCTGCCCGCGTTGGTTTTGCTGCGGATGGGCCGGAATATGAGGCGCTTGGCGCTGTCGCGCAGCGGCTCGGCATGTTCCTCGCGGGCAATGCCTATGAAACTGACGAGGCGTTCCCGGACTTCTATTTCCAGACCTGCTTTATTGTCGCGCCATCGGGTGATGTGGTGCTGCGCTACCGGCGGCTCATTTCAATGTTCGCACCCAGCCCGCACGATGTGTGGGAAGCCTATCTCGACAAGTATGGGCTCGAAGGCGTGTTCCCCGTCGCCCGCACCGAGATCGGCAACCTTGCCGCGATTGCGAGCGAGGAAATCCTATATCCGGAGATCGCTCGCGCATTGGCGCTGCGCGGTGCGGAAGTGTTCTGCCATTCCTCTAGCGAAGTCGGCTCACCAATTGCCACTAACAAGGACATCGCGAAGCAAGCGCGCGCTTTCGAGAACCTTGCCTATGTGGTGTCGTCGAACACAGCCGGGATTTCCGGGACCGCCATGCCGCTCTCCAGCGCCGAAGGAAACAGTCAGGTCGTCGACTGGAAAGGCCGCGTGATCGCGCAATCGGGCGATGGCGAAACCTTCACTGCGTTTGCCCCGATCGACCTCGGCGCGCTGCGCGAAGGGCGCAAGACCCCCGCAATGACCAACTACCTCGCCCGCCAGCGACCGGCCTTGTTCGCCGAGGCCTATGCCGCCGCCGCAGAGCCGTTTCGCGGCCCCGATGGCATGATGCAGGACGGCAAGCCTGGCATTCCGGATCGCGACTATTTCCGCCGGGCGCAGGCCGAAGTGATCGAACGGCTCGACAAGGCGGGAGTGATCTGA
- a CDS encoding DUF1330 domain-containing protein, which yields MTKLALAAALMIAAQPVMAQDGTARAGPPSQSTCDQPVVMVVTGLTLDRKRMGEYARAIAESKIYEKLGGYYLNIPRTLAIFEGTEDERATTITVRFPCLENARAFWYSKTYQETILPLRLDPSAGDYSVRVYPEAPLREDMVGKVGDNAYTAEFSASEIPQIEQ from the coding sequence ATGACAAAACTGGCTCTTGCGGCCGCGCTGATGATCGCAGCGCAGCCTGTTATGGCGCAGGATGGTACTGCGCGGGCAGGGCCTCCGTCGCAATCGACCTGCGATCAGCCGGTTGTGATGGTGGTGACCGGCCTGACGCTCGACCGTAAGCGGATGGGCGAATACGCGCGCGCCATTGCCGAGAGCAAAATCTACGAAAAACTCGGCGGCTACTACCTCAACATCCCGCGCACGCTTGCCATATTCGAAGGCACCGAAGACGAGCGCGCAACCACCATTACCGTGCGCTTCCCTTGCCTCGAGAATGCCCGCGCGTTCTGGTACTCGAAGACCTATCAGGAAACGATCCTGCCGCTGCGCCTGGACCCGAGCGCAGGCGATTACAGCGTGCGGGTCTATCCCGAAGCGCCGCTGCGAGAAGATATGGTCGGCAAAGTCGGCGACAACGCTTATACGGCGGAATTCTCGGCAAGCGAAATTCCGCAGATCGAGCAGTAA
- a CDS encoding aldehyde dehydrogenase family protein, whose product MKARNPRTGEEDYEFAESSRDEIAAEAARLRAAQPAWEALGPEGRAEVLGRFADAVDATAPQIAAALTIDTGRGAVSWIEVEGLARNIRKWAERGPGLIEGLDREAHPSATPGFEIAAHYSAYPLFGAIAPWNFPVILSHIDAVPALMAGCAALVKPSEVTPRFVAPMREVLAKVPELPLAYVMGGAEVGEALIEEVDYVCFTGSTGTGKKVAVAAARQLIPANLELGGKDPMIVTANADPEWAAGIALRSSIVATGQACQSIERIFVAREIAEPFLAQLTEGAKAVEITYPDAGQGHLGPFIFPAQAAKVQAQINDAVAKGARVLAGGQVEELGGGKYLRPTILTDVTPDMAVMREETFGPVLPVTVFDDLESAITMANDTEYGLSAGVLAGSLEEAAEIGSRLEAGAISLQDGALTSMVGDATNHSRKASGLGPSRMGDEGLLRFLRRKAMIRQTGQALPIDAYREGQSA is encoded by the coding sequence ATGAAGGCGCGCAATCCCCGCACTGGCGAGGAAGACTACGAGTTCGCCGAAAGCTCCCGCGATGAGATCGCCGCCGAGGCTGCCCGCCTGCGCGCTGCTCAACCAGCATGGGAAGCGCTTGGGCCTGAAGGGCGCGCCGAGGTGCTCGGCCGCTTTGCCGATGCCGTCGATGCTACGGCCCCGCAGATTGCAGCCGCGCTGACCATCGACACCGGGCGCGGCGCTGTTTCGTGGATCGAAGTTGAAGGGCTGGCGCGCAACATTCGCAAATGGGCCGAGCGTGGGCCGGGCTTGATTGAGGGTCTCGACCGAGAGGCGCATCCATCTGCAACGCCGGGTTTTGAGATCGCGGCACATTATTCGGCCTATCCGCTGTTCGGTGCGATAGCCCCGTGGAACTTTCCGGTGATCCTGAGCCATATCGACGCCGTACCCGCACTGATGGCGGGCTGTGCGGCGCTGGTGAAGCCGTCCGAAGTCACGCCGCGCTTTGTCGCGCCGATGCGCGAAGTGCTCGCCAAGGTGCCTGAATTGCCCCTTGCCTATGTGATGGGCGGGGCCGAGGTCGGGGAGGCGCTCATCGAGGAAGTGGACTATGTCTGCTTCACCGGATCGACCGGCACGGGCAAGAAAGTGGCCGTGGCTGCCGCGCGTCAATTGATCCCTGCCAATCTTGAGCTGGGCGGCAAGGATCCGATGATTGTCACCGCAAACGCCGATCCCGAATGGGCCGCAGGCATCGCGCTGCGCAGCTCGATCGTCGCGACCGGACAGGCGTGTCAGTCGATCGAGCGGATATTCGTTGCGCGGGAGATCGCCGAACCCTTCCTCGCCCAGCTGACCGAAGGCGCAAAGGCAGTCGAAATCACCTACCCTGACGCAGGTCAGGGCCATCTCGGACCCTTCATCTTCCCGGCACAGGCAGCCAAGGTTCAGGCGCAGATCAATGATGCGGTTGCCAAAGGCGCACGGGTGCTGGCTGGCGGTCAGGTCGAGGAACTTGGCGGCGGAAAGTACTTGCGGCCCACAATCCTTACCGACGTGACGCCGGATATGGCGGTGATGCGCGAAGAGACTTTCGGTCCGGTCTTGCCTGTGACTGTGTTTGACGATCTCGAATCTGCCATCACCATGGCCAACGACACCGAATATGGCCTCTCGGCAGGGGTGCTTGCCGGTTCGCTCGAAGAGGCCGCCGAAATCGGATCGCGCCTCGAAGCCGGGGCAATCAGCCTTCAGGACGGCGCTCTCACCAGCATGGTCGGCGATGCGACCAACCACTCGCGCAAGGCATCCGGGTTGGGGCCAAGCCGCATGGGCGATGAAGGTCTGTTGCGGTTCCTGCGGCGCAAGGCGATGATCCGCCAGACCGGGCAGGCGCTGCCCATCGATGCCTATCGCGAAGGTCAAAGCGCGTGA
- a CDS encoding polysaccharide deacetylase family protein, with protein sequence MSALPESYTRYPKRREGYDHDLYPWSNMHQRSPVHWPGGKNVAVWLCVSLEWFPITPEGPFKAPGHMVTPYPDYRHYTARDYGSRVGVWRMLDAFEKAGVKASFATNAAIAERYPELIAAIQQGGHEIIAHSTDMNGTIDASLGEEAERALIGDAMSRLEVATGSRPKGWLSIARQQSFHTLDILNDEGLTYCCDWVNDELPYRFTNGLIDLPLNHELSDRQIITVQQKSAESLAESMSDAFDWLSAEATREGAGRMLPIHLTPYIMGLPYRIGALENLLADFADRSDAWFAPGCDIVAEWEKQQ encoded by the coding sequence ATGAGCGCGCTTCCCGAAAGCTACACCCGATATCCCAAGCGCCGCGAAGGCTACGACCACGATCTCTATCCGTGGTCTAACATGCACCAGCGCAGTCCGGTTCATTGGCCCGGCGGCAAGAACGTGGCGGTGTGGCTCTGCGTCAGCCTTGAATGGTTTCCAATCACCCCGGAGGGCCCGTTCAAGGCACCCGGCCATATGGTCACGCCCTATCCCGACTATCGTCATTATACCGCGCGCGATTATGGCAGCCGTGTGGGTGTCTGGCGGATGCTTGACGCATTCGAAAAGGCGGGCGTGAAGGCCAGCTTCGCGACCAATGCCGCGATTGCCGAGCGTTACCCCGAACTGATCGCCGCGATCCAGCAGGGCGGGCACGAGATCATCGCGCATTCGACCGACATGAACGGCACAATCGACGCGAGCCTTGGCGAAGAGGCAGAGCGTGCCTTGATCGGCGATGCGATGTCGCGGCTGGAGGTGGCGACGGGTTCGCGGCCCAAGGGTTGGCTTTCGATTGCGCGCCAGCAGAGCTTCCACACGCTCGATATCCTGAATGATGAAGGGCTGACCTATTGCTGTGACTGGGTGAATGACGAACTGCCCTATCGTTTCACGAATGGGCTGATCGACCTGCCGCTGAACCATGAATTGTCCGACCGCCAGATCATCACGGTCCAGCAGAAAAGCGCTGAGAGCTTGGCCGAAAGCATGAGCGATGCGTTCGATTGGCTGTCTGCCGAAGCGACGCGCGAAGGCGCCGGGCGAATGCTGCCGATCCACCTCACGCCATACATCATGGGGCTGCCCTACAGGATCGGCGCGCTGGAGAACCTGCTCGCCGATTTCGCCGACCGATCCGATGCATGGTTTGCGCCGGGCTGCGATATTGTGGCTGAGTGGGAGAAGCAGCAATGA
- a CDS encoding polysaccharide deacetylase family protein, with product MKENATDPGLYDYHPYNSRSKITWPGGKTCAVWVAPNLEYYEIDPPIHPKRKPWPHPAPSVVGYSHRDHSNRVSHWRMAEVMSKHGFPGSVSLSVALCQHHPEVVADAKERGWEFFSHGIYNTRYSYDMTEAQERAIIEDSIATVQGATGQRIRGWLAPALTHTPRTLDLLAEYGMDYTCDLYHDDQVQEVKVASGKLASIPYSLEVNDHYGFFVYNMSGREYADTLVKQYERLAAEGEQSGTVMCIPLHAYLIGQPHRIGPFEEALEHIAKDGRAWIAKAGEIVDAWREQVGRTQQ from the coding sequence ATGAAAGAGAACGCAACCGACCCCGGACTCTACGACTACCACCCGTACAATTCCCGGTCCAAGATCACCTGGCCGGGCGGCAAGACCTGTGCGGTATGGGTTGCGCCCAATCTCGAATATTACGAGATCGATCCGCCGATCCACCCCAAGCGCAAGCCGTGGCCGCATCCCGCGCCGAGCGTGGTCGGCTATTCGCACCGGGACCATTCAAACCGTGTGAGCCACTGGCGCATGGCCGAAGTGATGAGCAAGCATGGCTTTCCCGGATCGGTGAGCCTGTCTGTGGCGCTGTGCCAGCACCACCCCGAGGTCGTTGCAGATGCCAAGGAGCGCGGCTGGGAGTTCTTCAGCCATGGCATCTACAACACACGCTATTCCTACGACATGACCGAGGCGCAGGAGCGGGCGATCATCGAAGATTCGATCGCCACAGTGCAGGGGGCGACCGGCCAGCGAATACGCGGCTGGCTCGCCCCCGCTTTGACGCACACGCCGCGCACGCTCGACCTGCTGGCCGAGTACGGAATGGACTACACCTGCGACCTGTACCACGACGATCAGGTTCAGGAGGTGAAGGTCGCCTCGGGTAAGCTGGCGTCGATTCCCTACAGCCTCGAGGTCAACGATCACTATGGCTTCTTCGTCTACAATATGTCGGGCCGCGAATATGCCGATACGCTGGTGAAACAATACGAGCGGCTGGCGGCGGAGGGCGAGCAGTCCGGCACGGTCATGTGCATCCCGCTGCATGCCTATCTGATCGGTCAACCGCACCGGATTGGTCCGTTCGAAGAAGCGCTCGAGCATATCGCCAAGGATGGCCGTGCATGGATTGCGAAAGCGGGTGAGATTGTCGATGCCTGGCGCGAACAGGTTGGGAGGACGCAGCAATGA
- a CDS encoding isochorismatase family protein: MTELIGTKMVSDGKTAREIFEGVVANPARKKFGFGEKLAIVNVDVQQAYTRTDMFKTAYETDPRQIEYINTISRLAREKGMPVIWSRVAYKADAGDAGVWGTRTDTEDSLQNIKYDSERHQFDPRCEIDQDDLQFTKRMPSVFFETPLASYLTFHKVDTVVVTGGSTSGCVRATAVDSLSHGYRTIVPVETCADKHESYHFANLTDLQLKYADVEPVQAVIDWLEAR, encoded by the coding sequence ATGACCGAGTTAATCGGTACGAAGATGGTCAGCGACGGCAAGACCGCGCGCGAGATCTTCGAAGGCGTTGTGGCCAATCCGGCCCGCAAGAAATTCGGCTTTGGTGAAAAGCTGGCGATTGTGAATGTCGATGTGCAGCAGGCTTACACGCGAACGGACATGTTCAAGACCGCGTATGAGACCGATCCGCGTCAGATCGAATACATCAACACGATCAGCCGATTGGCGCGCGAAAAGGGCATGCCGGTGATCTGGAGCCGGGTCGCTTACAAGGCGGATGCAGGCGATGCCGGTGTTTGGGGCACGCGCACCGATACCGAGGATTCGCTGCAGAACATCAAATACGATTCCGAACGCCATCAATTCGATCCGCGCTGCGAAATCGATCAGGACGATTTGCAATTCACCAAGCGCATGCCCAGCGTGTTCTTCGAAACCCCGCTGGCGAGCTACCTGACTTTCCATAAAGTCGACACGGTGGTCGTTACGGGCGGATCGACATCAGGCTGCGTCCGCGCGACGGCGGTCGATTCCCTCAGCCACGGCTACCGCACCATCGTGCCCGTAGAGACCTGCGCGGACAAACACGAAAGCTATCACTTCGCCAATCTCACAGACCTCCAGCTGAAATATGCCGATGTCGAGCCGGTTCAGGCGGTGATCGACTGGCTTGAGGCGCGCTGA
- a CDS encoding alpha/beta fold hydrolase yields MNTITRHIVTIPETGRQVHYRRCGRGPVLLMVHQSPRSSAEYEALMQQWSAHFTCIAPDTPGFGQSDPLPQVGRRDPEIGDFADALGEFLDALGVGPCPAYGFHSGGIILVTALKRQPHRFRCLAIGGYAIWTEEEMRIFGERYLPEFHPSDYGEHLTWLWNRMLEQSWVFPWFDTREEARLSVAHADVARANQAVMEMLDAGNDYRAGYGAVLRAPRDIPTASADVPPCLITAYDGDPLQAHIDRLGAMPAGWNAKKVATPADHQAESLAFLLENGADGPLSNLAEDDTEGWLEVDGQLIHWKGTRGGDALVLHGPAGEMDEPHEDTLAIDVPGHGQSSEFDDIEAAVRIAAEELGASRILWPTPPEGNPERLYPDMAPDRFGQHLQRAWAIARAEAFFSPWYEANAANAIPLDQQALDPAALHAGALARIRSGSAARRWHDALLLINGASE; encoded by the coding sequence GTGAACACGATCACGCGCCATATCGTTACAATTCCCGAGACGGGAAGACAGGTCCACTACCGCCGCTGTGGGCGCGGTCCAGTGCTGTTGATGGTGCATCAAAGCCCACGCTCAAGCGCCGAATACGAAGCGCTGATGCAGCAATGGAGCGCGCACTTCACCTGCATCGCTCCCGACACGCCCGGTTTCGGCCAGTCCGATCCATTGCCGCAGGTGGGCCGGAGAGACCCGGAGATCGGCGACTTCGCCGATGCGCTGGGCGAGTTTCTCGATGCGCTGGGTGTGGGCCCCTGCCCCGCTTACGGGTTCCATTCGGGCGGCATCATCCTTGTCACGGCGCTCAAACGCCAGCCGCATCGCTTTCGCTGCCTCGCCATCGGAGGCTATGCGATCTGGACCGAGGAGGAAATGCGGATATTCGGCGAGCGCTATCTCCCCGAATTTCATCCCTCCGACTATGGCGAACACCTGACCTGGCTGTGGAACCGGATGCTGGAGCAAAGCTGGGTGTTCCCGTGGTTCGATACGCGCGAGGAAGCGCGGCTGTCGGTCGCGCATGCCGACGTGGCGCGAGCCAATCAGGCGGTCATGGAAATGCTTGATGCGGGCAACGATTACCGCGCAGGGTATGGCGCAGTCTTGCGAGCGCCGCGCGATATTCCGACTGCGAGTGCGGATGTGCCGCCGTGTCTGATAACCGCCTATGACGGCGACCCGTTACAAGCGCATATCGACCGCCTGGGCGCAATGCCCGCAGGGTGGAACGCGAAGAAGGTCGCTACGCCGGCGGATCATCAGGCCGAAAGCCTCGCATTCCTGCTAGAAAACGGTGCGGATGGACCGTTGTCGAACCTGGCCGAGGACGACACGGAAGGTTGGCTCGAAGTGGACGGTCAGTTGATCCACTGGAAAGGCACTCGCGGAGGCGACGCATTGGTCCTTCACGGCCCTGCTGGAGAAATGGACGAGCCACACGAGGATACGCTCGCAATCGATGTGCCCGGCCACGGCCAATCCAGCGAATTCGACGATATCGAAGCCGCAGTCCGCATCGCCGCCGAAGAACTGGGCGCGTCGCGCATTTTGTGGCCGACGCCGCCCGAGGGCAATCCCGAACGACTCTATCCCGATATGGCGCCCGACCGGTTCGGCCAGCATCTCCAGCGCGCATGGGCCATAGCCCGCGCCGAAGCATTCTTCAGCCCTTGGTACGAAGCGAACGCGGCCAACGCGATTCCGCTCGACCAACAAGCCCTCGACCCGGCAGCGCTCCATGCAGGCGCACTGGCTCGCATTCGTTCCGGCAGCGCGGCGCGGCGCTGGCATGACGCCCTTCTCTTGATCAACGGAGCCTCCGAATGA
- a CDS encoding DUF3598 domain-containing protein, translated as MTTFAEFSAAMPLLARHEGVWDGTYSYFNAQNEKIDEHASRLLCRMTGEDDIPYHQTNHYRWDDGRTEVRDFPATYRDGRIWWDNELIQGWAAEVPLDEYSRTMMLYWQRTGDPSLYLYEQIQISDCGQNRCRTWHWIRNGMLETRTAIQETFVTKDWRKIDEEMKAAA; from the coding sequence ATGACAACTTTTGCAGAATTCTCGGCGGCGATGCCGCTGCTCGCCCGCCATGAAGGCGTGTGGGACGGGACCTACAGCTATTTCAATGCCCAGAACGAGAAGATCGACGAACATGCCAGCCGTTTGCTCTGCCGGATGACGGGCGAGGATGACATTCCCTACCATCAGACCAATCACTACCGCTGGGATGATGGCCGCACCGAAGTGCGTGATTTCCCCGCAACCTACCGCGATGGCCGCATCTGGTGGGACAACGAGCTGATCCAGGGTTGGGCCGCAGAAGTGCCGCTCGACGAATATAGCCGCACCATGATGCTTTACTGGCAACGCACGGGCGACCCATCGCTCTATCTCTACGAGCAGATCCAGATTTCCGACTGCGGCCAAAACCGCTGCCGCACCTGGCACTGGATACGCAACGGGATGCTTGAAACCCGCACCGCCATCCAAGAGACCTTCGTCACGAAAGACTGGCGCAAGATCGACGAAGAAATGAAGGCCGCCGCCTGA
- a CDS encoding 3-isopropylmalate dehydratase large subunit yields MGKTLFEKIWDAHAVAETAGGASLIAIDRVFLHERTGSSALKRMAEMGRTVRDPTRVFAVMDHIVDTRPGRGDGTLMKGGEGFITETRAACRDAEITLFDVNDRDQGIVHVISPEQGIVLPGVTLVAPDSHTCTQGAFGALAWGIGSSEAEHAMVTGTLRMTKPKTLRVRFEGELALGVTAKDMILALIARHGAGGGAAHVIEFAGEAVAALDMEARMTLCNMAIEFNAMTGLIAPDAKTFAYLADREYAPKDFDDRYWSTLASDPDAAFDQEIEIDASSIAPMVSWGTSPEHTIPVDGEVPKGPARAHDYVGLAPGTQLAGTPIDAAFIGSCTNSRISDLRRAASILKGKRIAPSIKMALVVPGSLAVKRQAEAEGLDAIFAAAGFEWRMSGCSLCFYAGGEGFPEGSRTISSTNRNFEGRQGPGIRTHIASPETVAASAIAGMIADPRPLIRTLEKTA; encoded by the coding sequence ATGGGAAAGACGCTGTTCGAAAAGATCTGGGATGCGCATGCGGTCGCCGAAACAGCAGGCGGCGCGTCCCTGATCGCGATCGACCGCGTCTTCCTGCACGAACGCACCGGTTCCTCTGCGCTCAAGCGCATGGCCGAAATGGGACGCACAGTGCGCGATCCGACCCGTGTGTTCGCCGTGATGGACCACATCGTCGACACACGCCCGGGACGCGGGGATGGGACTCTGATGAAAGGCGGCGAAGGCTTCATCACCGAAACCCGAGCCGCCTGCCGCGACGCAGAGATAACCCTATTCGACGTCAACGACCGCGATCAGGGCATTGTCCACGTAATCAGCCCGGAACAAGGCATCGTGCTTCCCGGCGTCACGCTCGTCGCGCCTGACAGCCATACCTGCACGCAAGGCGCATTTGGCGCGCTGGCTTGGGGCATAGGTTCCTCCGAAGCTGAGCACGCGATGGTCACCGGAACCCTGCGGATGACCAAACCCAAAACGCTGCGTGTTCGCTTCGAGGGTGAGCTGGCCCTGGGCGTCACCGCCAAGGACATGATCCTGGCGCTGATCGCACGGCACGGCGCAGGCGGCGGTGCGGCGCATGTGATCGAATTTGCAGGCGAGGCGGTTGCCGCGCTCGACATGGAAGCCCGCATGACCCTGTGCAACATGGCCATCGAATTCAATGCGATGACCGGCCTGATCGCGCCCGATGCGAAGACCTTCGCCTACTTGGCCGATCGGGAATATGCCCCAAAGGATTTTGACGATCGCTATTGGAGCACACTCGCAAGCGACCCCGATGCGGCATTCGATCAAGAGATCGAGATCGACGCCAGCAGCATCGCGCCGATGGTGAGCTGGGGGACCAGCCCCGAACACACGATCCCGGTCGATGGCGAAGTTCCAAAAGGCCCAGCTCGCGCGCACGACTATGTTGGCTTGGCACCGGGAACGCAGCTCGCCGGAACGCCCATCGACGCTGCATTCATCGGCAGTTGCACCAACAGCCGTATATCGGACCTGCGCCGGGCGGCTTCCATCCTCAAAGGCAAACGCATTGCGCCTTCAATCAAAATGGCGCTCGTTGTCCCCGGCTCACTGGCGGTGAAACGTCAGGCAGAGGCCGAAGGGCTGGATGCCATTTTTGCCGCCGCTGGCTTCGAATGGCGGATGAGCGGCTGCTCACTGTGCTTTTATGCAGGGGGCGAAGGCTTTCCCGAAGGCAGCCGCACGATCAGCAGCACCAATCGCAATTTCGAGGGCCGGCAGGGTCCGGGTATCCGCACCCATATCGCCTCTCCCGAAACAGTCGCAGCGAGCGCCATCGCTGGCATGATCGCCGACCCGCGCCCTCTTATCCGCACGTTGGAGAAAACGGCATGA
- the leuD gene encoding 3-isopropylmalate dehydratase small subunit: MSAFPQPLRDVAAPLMRDNIDTDTIIPSREIRSTGRDGLADGLFAPWRYLDMASRIEDPKFVLNQPDYRSTSILAAGANLGCGSSREHAVWALAEWGIKAIIAESFAPIFEGNCIRNFILPVALDRAAVEALAGSEVTIDLAAQEVSGAAGTYSFAIDPEAKQMLAEGLDAIDLTLTQASDIDGWTAQDRTARPWVYLGGAPA; this comes from the coding sequence ATGAGCGCTTTCCCGCAACCGCTCCGTGATGTCGCAGCACCCCTGATGCGCGACAATATCGACACCGACACGATTATCCCGAGCCGCGAAATCCGCTCAACCGGGCGCGATGGACTGGCCGATGGACTGTTCGCACCGTGGCGGTATCTCGACATGGCCTCTCGCATCGAAGACCCCAAATTCGTGCTCAACCAGCCCGACTATCGGAGCACGTCAATCCTCGCCGCTGGCGCTAATTTGGGATGCGGATCGAGCCGCGAGCACGCGGTCTGGGCGCTGGCCGAATGGGGCATCAAGGCGATCATCGCCGAGAGCTTCGCACCGATCTTTGAGGGAAACTGCATCCGCAATTTCATCCTGCCGGTCGCGCTGGATCGCGCGGCAGTGGAGGCGCTGGCAGGTAGCGAAGTGACAATCGATCTCGCTGCGCAGGAAGTCAGCGGCGCAGCAGGAACCTATTCTTTCGCAATCGATCCCGAGGCCAAGCAAATGCTAGCCGAAGGCCTCGATGCGATCGACCTGACTCTCACCCAAGCGAGCGATATTGACGGTTGGACGGCACAAGATCGCACAGCGCGCCCATGGGTCTATCTTGGCGGAGCACCCGCATGA
- a CDS encoding hydroxymethylglutaryl-CoA lyase: MTDILISEVGPRDGLQSIDRVMPLEAKKRWIAAEAAAGVKEIEVGSFVPPTLLPQMADTAELVAFAKGIGGLTVVTLVPNAKGAQFAADAGVDGMSIPFSMSETHSIKNVRKDHPAMIEEIRAAAAIAKNHGIHFAVGLSTAFGCTMEGAVAEDQVVRLAEQAAEAGAMEFSLSDTTGYADPAQVRRLTRKVKAAVGSDMLTTLHLHNTRGLGLANVVAGLEEGITTFDASLGGLGGCPFAPGASGNLVTEDLVLMLNSMGYKTGIDLEKLLKVRSIIEEALPGEPLYGFTPDAGPMLDYDQRVAA, encoded by the coding sequence ATGACCGACATTCTCATTTCCGAAGTTGGCCCGCGCGATGGGCTGCAATCGATCGATCGGGTAATGCCGCTCGAAGCGAAGAAACGCTGGATCGCTGCCGAGGCGGCTGCGGGTGTGAAAGAGATCGAGGTCGGCAGCTTCGTTCCGCCCACACTGCTCCCGCAAATGGCCGATACGGCAGAGCTGGTTGCGTTTGCCAAGGGCATCGGCGGCCTCACAGTCGTCACTCTCGTGCCCAATGCCAAAGGCGCGCAATTCGCGGCCGATGCCGGGGTCGATGGAATGAGCATCCCGTTCTCGATGAGCGAGACGCATTCGATCAAGAATGTGCGCAAGGATCATCCTGCCATGATCGAAGAGATTAGAGCTGCCGCCGCTATCGCGAAAAATCACGGTATCCACTTCGCCGTGGGTCTCTCGACCGCTTTCGGCTGCACGATGGAAGGCGCTGTCGCCGAGGATCAGGTCGTCCGCCTCGCCGAACAAGCCGCCGAAGCAGGCGCGATGGAGTTCAGCCTGTCCGATACGACCGGCTATGCCGACCCGGCTCAGGTCCGTCGCCTCACCCGCAAAGTGAAAGCCGCCGTCGGAAGCGACATGCTCACCACCCTGCACCTTCACAACACGCGCGGGCTTGGTCTGGCCAATGTGGTCGCGGGACTTGAGGAAGGCATCACCACCTTCGATGCGTCTCTGGGCGGATTGGGCGGTTGCCCGTTCGCACCGGGTGCTTCAGGCAATCTGGTCACAGAAGACCTCGTGCTGATGCTCAATTCGATGGGCTACAAAACCGGGATCGACCTAGAGAAACTGCTCAAGGTGCGCTCAATCATCGAAGAGGCGCTGCCCGGCGAACCGCTCTATGGTTTTACGCCCGATGCAGGGCCAATGCTCGACTATGATCAGAGAGTCGCTGCATGA